One segment of Saprospiraceae bacterium DNA contains the following:
- a CDS encoding response regulator has product MYRVVVLLLILSPYRLFPQTTANDFEVLSTAKGLSQGMVFDILQGHDGFLWLATKDGLNRYDGYNFKIFAHDPFDRFSISNNEVRQLFEDKQGRIWINYPQGLDIFVPASGHFFHLSSEHLPIYAGSANAGSPLTFASTPDGAVWMTDRVKLWRIEAPENLLNTAAKTGNAYPRLPYMTLPMPQPDGLNGTVKPISVFYSKHYQLLVGTTHGLYRLDTATQTLLPLALPGQSIIIAGEDEAGSIYLKVLEPSSRLLIPAKPADLYHTRSKFDLCTWDGRSVTPINARFMRVDKSQFDYQGNVWTLQEHTLRKWRPEALKSGGKPAFEWAWTDPVILTPDFYVPSFTVDRSGIAWVGTSGYGVIKINPQKPKFSSYLPYYSQRRVLEDPQGNLFTTMNCERLFTDKQFGRSISNPWFFQADGVPVLITVFDTEGNGWGGNGWVNTGQNRLYRVAANTGALRHFPWGGMGLVLDRNKKLVSVSEEGLLQFDPATEKSTLISFDKPQPLIPSYTYSQLLYEDPTGDLWIFAFEGLVKATPGNNGYQFAHFKNNPDDRTSLSNNTVFCVVADPLDPARYLWVGTKGGGLNRLDKQNGTFRHFKTEQGLPDNVVYGILYAGDYLWLSTNKGLCRFHVRDETVKNFTVADGLQDNEFNQSSYLKTKDGTLIFGGVNGLTCFHPDSLRFNEFVPQTRIVRVTVDNIPLDAASQNVLKLAHNQNFISFEFAALEFSNPGQNRYRYQLVRHNTFRADTEKPWQYLGIKNSVQFANLQPGDYTFRVLGSNNDGLWSQAPDEFRFVIQPPWWASWWALLFYLTAVAAFVGLFYRYQLRRRLEHQETHRLRELDDFKTRFFTNITHEFRTPLTVILGISEQWLKEEPDEPKRNKLGLIKRNGVNLLRLINQILDLAKLESSSLKINYVHGDVSAYLRYIIESLHSFANAQNVMLRMEIPGAQGQIMMDYDPERLLQIVHNLLSNAIKFTPSGGQVVLQAVTSEGLETLPTLKITVSDTGAGISSEELPLIFDRFYQANNLEKAKAGGTGIGLALTKELVKALGGEISVKSEVGKGTTFTVTLPITNKANQNQNQGLPNFQSLVNQPPDKQPMSANAPSRLGVTTKNQLLLIEDNPDVVEYLVACLQEQYALNFAYNGRAGIEMALETIPDLIISDVMMPEKDGFEVCETLKNDERTSHIPIVLLTAKAGVENRVAGLRRGADAYLSKPFHQEELLVTLGNLLEVRKKLQAKYQTQPGQPLATSHPADPEDAFIQKVYNAVLEHLSDPAFSVDALCRVLAMSQPQLHRKLTALTGKNATLFIRAVRLAQAKTLLLAGEKNVSEVAFAVGFDDPKYFSRVFAEAFGVPPSKI; this is encoded by the coding sequence ATGTACCGAGTGGTTGTATTGCTGTTAATCCTAAGCCCGTATCGCCTTTTCCCGCAGACGACGGCCAATGACTTCGAGGTACTTTCCACCGCGAAAGGGCTGTCGCAGGGCATGGTGTTCGACATCCTCCAAGGGCACGACGGCTTTCTGTGGCTCGCCACCAAAGACGGGCTAAATCGGTATGACGGTTACAATTTCAAAATTTTCGCCCACGACCCTTTCGACCGGTTTTCAATTTCCAATAACGAAGTCCGGCAACTTTTTGAGGATAAACAAGGCCGGATTTGGATAAACTACCCTCAAGGATTAGATATATTCGTCCCTGCCAGCGGTCATTTTTTCCATTTGTCATCCGAACATCTGCCGATTTATGCCGGCTCTGCGAATGCAGGAAGCCCGCTTACGTTTGCCAGTACCCCCGATGGTGCCGTATGGATGACAGACAGGGTCAAACTCTGGCGCATAGAGGCACCGGAAAATTTGCTAAATACGGCGGCAAAAACGGGCAATGCCTATCCCCGGTTGCCATACATGACCTTGCCTATGCCGCAACCCGATGGTTTGAATGGCACAGTGAAACCCATCAGCGTTTTTTACAGTAAACACTATCAACTCCTCGTCGGGACTACGCACGGGCTTTACCGGCTAGATACCGCTACTCAAACGCTGTTGCCGTTGGCATTGCCCGGACAGTCCATAATTATTGCAGGGGAAGATGAAGCCGGAAGCATCTATTTGAAGGTACTAGAGCCTTCCAGCCGGCTCCTTATACCCGCCAAACCAGCAGACCTTTATCATACCCGGTCTAAATTCGACCTGTGCACTTGGGATGGCCGGTCGGTGACACCGATAAACGCCCGGTTCATGCGGGTAGACAAATCCCAGTTCGACTATCAGGGCAATGTGTGGACATTACAGGAACACACGCTGCGCAAATGGCGACCAGAGGCTTTGAAAAGCGGCGGGAAGCCTGCATTCGAATGGGCCTGGACCGACCCGGTCATTCTGACACCCGACTTTTATGTCCCCTCCTTTACCGTTGACCGTTCCGGAATCGCATGGGTGGGTACAAGCGGTTATGGAGTAATTAAAATCAACCCCCAGAAACCTAAATTTTCCAGTTACCTGCCCTACTATTCCCAACGTCGCGTGTTGGAAGACCCGCAAGGCAATCTGTTTACCACGATGAATTGCGAACGGTTGTTCACCGACAAACAATTCGGGCGAAGCATATCGAATCCTTGGTTCTTTCAGGCCGATGGCGTCCCGGTATTGATTACGGTCTTCGATACGGAGGGCAATGGCTGGGGGGGCAATGGTTGGGTGAATACCGGACAAAACCGCCTCTATCGCGTCGCCGCTAATACCGGGGCATTGCGGCATTTCCCGTGGGGAGGAATGGGACTGGTGTTGGACAGAAATAAAAAACTGGTAAGCGTGAGCGAGGAAGGTCTCCTGCAATTCGACCCGGCAACCGAAAAAAGCACGCTTATCTCTTTTGACAAACCTCAGCCCCTGATTCCCTCTTACACCTACTCTCAATTGCTGTATGAAGACCCGACCGGCGACCTGTGGATTTTTGCATTCGAAGGATTGGTCAAAGCTACTCCCGGGAACAACGGATATCAGTTTGCCCATTTCAAAAACAACCCCGACGACCGGACCTCCTTATCCAACAACACGGTATTTTGCGTGGTGGCAGACCCCCTCGACCCAGCGCGTTACCTCTGGGTCGGTACAAAAGGTGGGGGGCTGAACCGCTTAGATAAACAAAACGGCACGTTTCGACACTTCAAAACAGAGCAAGGACTTCCCGACAATGTCGTGTATGGAATTCTCTACGCCGGAGACTATCTCTGGCTGAGCACCAACAAGGGCTTGTGCCGTTTTCATGTGCGGGACGAGACAGTGAAAAATTTCACCGTAGCCGACGGCCTTCAAGACAACGAGTTCAACCAGTCGAGCTACCTGAAGACTAAAGACGGCACGCTGATATTCGGCGGCGTCAACGGGCTTACGTGCTTTCACCCCGATAGCCTACGGTTCAACGAATTTGTCCCACAAACTCGCATTGTGCGCGTGACGGTTGATAATATCCCGTTGGACGCTGCCAGCCAGAACGTGCTAAAACTGGCACACAATCAAAATTTTATCAGTTTTGAATTTGCGGCGCTTGAATTTAGCAACCCCGGTCAAAATCGTTACCGCTACCAGTTGGTTCGCCACAATACGTTCCGGGCCGATACAGAAAAGCCTTGGCAGTACCTGGGCATAAAAAATTCCGTTCAATTCGCCAACCTGCAACCGGGCGATTACACATTCCGGGTGTTGGGCAGCAACAACGACGGCCTGTGGAGTCAGGCTCCAGACGAATTCCGGTTCGTCATCCAGCCGCCCTGGTGGGCCAGCTGGTGGGCACTATTGTTCTACCTGACTGCCGTTGCCGCCTTCGTCGGGCTGTTCTACCGCTACCAACTTCGTCGGCGCCTTGAACATCAGGAAACCCACCGCCTGCGTGAATTAGACGATTTCAAAACCCGTTTTTTTACCAATATCACCCACGAGTTCCGCACACCATTGACAGTAATTCTCGGCATCAGCGAACAGTGGCTAAAAGAAGAGCCGGACGAGCCCAAACGCAATAAACTCGGGTTGATAAAACGCAACGGCGTGAACCTGCTGCGGCTCATCAATCAGATTCTGGATTTAGCAAAATTGGAATCGAGTTCGCTGAAAATCAATTATGTACATGGCGACGTGTCGGCTTATCTGCGCTACATCATAGAAAGTCTGCACTCCTTTGCCAACGCGCAAAATGTGATGTTGCGCATGGAAATCCCGGGGGCACAGGGCCAGATTATGATGGACTACGACCCGGAGCGGCTCCTGCAAATTGTGCACAACCTGCTCTCGAACGCCATCAAATTCACACCTTCCGGCGGCCAGGTGGTTTTACAGGCCGTAACGTCGGAAGGGTTGGAAACCCTTCCGACGTTAAAAATAACAGTTTCCGACACCGGTGCAGGTATTTCATCCGAAGAATTGCCCCTTATTTTCGACCGGTTTTACCAAGCCAATAATTTGGAAAAAGCCAAAGCAGGCGGCACGGGAATTGGTCTGGCGCTCACCAAAGAACTCGTCAAAGCCTTGGGCGGCGAAATCTCGGTAAAAAGCGAAGTAGGCAAAGGCACGACGTTCACCGTGACACTGCCCATTACCAATAAAGCAAATCAAAATCAAAATCAAGGTTTACCAAACTTTCAAAGTTTAGTAAACCAGCCACCTGACAAGCAACCAATGAGCGCGAACGCGCCATCACGACTTGGCGTGACAACTAAAAACCAATTGCTCCTCATCGAAGATAACCCGGATGTGGTGGAATACCTCGTCGCCTGTTTGCAGGAACAATATGCGCTCAACTTTGCCTACAACGGCCGGGCTGGGATTGAAATGGCGCTGGAAACCATCCCTGACCTCATCATCAGCGATGTGATGATGCCCGAAAAAGATGGTTTCGAGGTTTGTGAAACCCTGAAAAACGATGAACGCACCAGCCATATCCCTATCGTACTGCTCACGGCCAAGGCGGGCGTGGAAAATCGCGTCGCCGGTCTGCGGCGGGGTGCGGATGCTTATTTGTCCAAACCCTTTCACCAGGAAGAACTGCTCGTCACGCTGGGCAACCTGCTCGAAGTGCGCAAAAAATTGCAGGCCAAATACCAAACACAGCCCGGGCAGCCGTTGGCGACTTCCCATCCAGCCGACCCCGAAGATGCCTTCATTCAAAAAGTGTACAACGCCGTTTTAGAACACCTCTCCGACCCGGCCTTCTCCGTGGATGCCCTTTGCCGCGTGCTCGCCATGAGCCAGCCGCAGCTGCACCGCAAACTAACAGCCCTGACCGGGAAAAACGCCACGCTCTTCATCCGTGCCGTCCGGCTTGCTCAGGCAAAAACCTTGCTGTTGGCTGGGGAAAAAAACGTCAGCGAGGTGGCGTTTGCGGTGGGATTCGACGACCCGAAGTATTTCAGCCGGGTTTTTGCGGAGGCGTTCGGCGTTCCGCCGAGCAAGATTTAA
- a CDS encoding lamin tail domain-containing protein has protein sequence MKPSVTRLLFTGILLSSLLCLPSRTHAQDVIMQGFYWNTHPGDVTNTTTGGIWWDTLTTVAPQLAAAGFSTVWTPPPTKSFAGVWDMGYGTYDYFDLGSFLSKGTTRTRHGSRADLDAMIAAMHANNIKVMADVVLNHRGGADAIAPYQVDGFGSGYNVFTPPSNRIPSGPEAVHPTNQHPDLNPDYHNRIFFEDICHFNENDTDPPTNADGSPGSWFFGNPIIVGSMGDSLIMWGRWLVNDVGFDELRLDAVKHVDPWYIAKFLVESKNGAQPYAIGESFEYGLSNLVNYHNDVETSPNSGSKSAKMSLFDFPLRAALKSVLNNTSGTTDLYNTLGNAGLVWATSMNGDDVSTWLESHDTDRTGYIGASEGCPIPFGSACLEFYTEHDHDPIIADKEDMGYPLLMAAEGRPVVFWKDWHWFGLDDDIKWQMALRNTFAKGTSDHIQNMAGFWPTDPPYDGDNQGGNMFAMRRNGLTGGTSDGLVLGLNDHPTKKNAVYVNTPFTNKYLKDYSDGLLFKTTQAFGDSRALIEAGPRDYAWWSVTGLYPTSPATAASHFNMDATPGGCPHFIAVCVADAANLIVNGAPIAVGDEIAVKNAAGQVVGIGRIGQGFRWDGVKDMIIEVLGAPSSNGLADDENFRVFVWDASASSEVEIGTVQYAANATNFNFSPERPNSPNRNGNFSTFPLTTTATGTFDCEGISRIVAFNTHAAVNQPFCANDQADAEAYNSGWTNGSNGGNGFGAWALSTTGTAGHFIGNSANNGNGDGNADGDINTGGEAWGMFANSGGVANAVRPFAAVLPPGAVFSINMDNGFIEAGGSVGFGLRNASGENLLEFYFRNGEPDYKTNDLTGEHGTSIGFTDEGLSLQFTLQTATTYQLVVTPLGGSSSTFSGSLKNPAGGQAISQVRIFNANAGNFGERDAFFNSLGVCYPATLVINEVDYDQPGTDTQEFIELKNVSAATVNLDNYKLELVDGGTNTVYRTVDLPNFNLAAGGYYVICGNGSGVPNCNFNFDGAGSDRIQNGAPDAIRLVLNNIITVDALSYEGSVPGAVEGSGAGLNDDGTSPAQNLGLSRIPDGNDTDQNNADFVLTCLSPGTANIANTDTDGDGRPDACDNCPEIANTTQIDTDIDGIGDACDDCPLAVNGISNFNTVTCNCEPGYYPVTEERNSQTVIIGCQPCPPGSYCPDGISSIPCPPGKFSNVVGSTECQNCAAGFYQDQSGQTSCAACPPGKFSDVVGSTECQNCAAGFYQDQSGQTSCLACAAGSYQNQIGQTSCLACAAGSFSNTTGSTVCTACAINTYSASSGATECASCGSGFYSPEGSASCSMCDLAFDATPIEESCAGAMDGQITISNVTGGTGPFLYSIDNGENYFNTATFADLPANTYQVRVKDDFLCESDAVEVTVGLGPCSYTISGTVIWEHDDASGVKDVNVALTGDQTGSTTTPLSGAYSLTVTSGSDFTVTPTKNINKLNGLTTADATRVQQHVTNVNPLPGPFKRIAADVNKSNSITTLDATLINQVLLGNPAANAQFNTSWRFVPAAYTFPNPNVPWGFPEKITLTGVSGDVSGQDFKGIKLGDLATTFANPANFGAGNPFVLNVREQVLQPNAEVVAAFSANQLDDLASFQFALRFDVEKLMLTDIQPLAALPLTMDNFGTYDLAEGEIRAVWSQAEGVILEEAAPVFQLKFKVLEGGGKLSESLYLDDEALPGFAYNSELAESGVKLNFLASTGTGDPSAASGVRLLQNRPNPFSGGTAIGFVLPESCEAQLRIIDVSGKMLAERKAQYPAGRNEETFDLEGASGVLWYELVTPFGILTKKMVATK, from the coding sequence ATGAAACCTTCGGTTACTCGACTTCTTTTCACAGGAATTCTTCTCTCCTCGCTCCTCTGCCTGCCTTCGCGCACCCATGCGCAGGATGTCATCATGCAGGGCTTCTACTGGAATACCCACCCCGGCGACGTGACCAATACCACCACCGGAGGTATCTGGTGGGACACGCTGACCACCGTAGCGCCCCAACTCGCCGCCGCCGGCTTCAGCACCGTGTGGACACCGCCGCCGACCAAAAGTTTCGCGGGCGTGTGGGACATGGGCTACGGCACTTACGACTACTTCGACCTCGGCAGCTTTCTCAGCAAAGGCACCACCCGCACCCGCCACGGCAGCCGGGCCGACCTAGATGCCATGATAGCGGCCATGCACGCCAACAACATCAAGGTCATGGCCGACGTGGTGCTCAACCACCGGGGCGGTGCCGATGCCATCGCTCCCTATCAAGTGGACGGTTTTGGTAGCGGCTACAACGTGTTCACTCCGCCGAGCAACCGCATACCCAGTGGCCCGGAAGCCGTGCACCCCACCAACCAACACCCCGACCTCAACCCCGATTACCACAACCGCATTTTCTTTGAGGATATCTGTCATTTCAACGAAAACGACACCGACCCGCCTACCAACGCAGACGGCTCGCCTGGCTCGTGGTTTTTCGGCAATCCAATCATCGTCGGCTCCATGGGCGACTCGCTCATCATGTGGGGACGCTGGCTCGTGAACGATGTGGGCTTCGACGAACTCCGCCTCGACGCGGTGAAACACGTTGACCCGTGGTACATCGCCAAATTTTTGGTGGAATCAAAAAACGGGGCACAGCCCTACGCCATCGGCGAGTCCTTCGAGTATGGGTTGAGCAACTTGGTCAACTACCACAATGATGTGGAAACCAGCCCCAACAGCGGCTCCAAATCCGCCAAAATGTCTCTCTTCGACTTCCCCCTGCGTGCCGCGCTGAAGTCGGTGCTGAACAACACCTCCGGCACGACGGATCTGTACAACACCCTCGGCAACGCGGGCCTCGTGTGGGCCACCAGCATGAACGGCGACGACGTGTCCACTTGGCTCGAAAGCCACGACACCGACCGCACTGGCTACATCGGCGCTAGCGAAGGCTGCCCCATTCCCTTCGGCAGCGCCTGTCTGGAGTTCTATACGGAACATGACCACGACCCCATCATAGCGGACAAAGAAGATATGGGCTATCCCCTGCTCATGGCTGCCGAAGGCCGCCCGGTGGTGTTTTGGAAAGATTGGCACTGGTTTGGCCTCGACGACGACATCAAGTGGCAAATGGCGCTGCGCAACACCTTTGCCAAAGGCACCTCTGACCACATTCAAAACATGGCTGGTTTTTGGCCCACCGACCCGCCCTACGACGGCGACAATCAGGGCGGCAATATGTTCGCCATGCGCCGCAACGGCCTTACGGGCGGCACCAGCGACGGCCTCGTGTTGGGCCTGAACGACCACCCGACGAAGAAAAACGCGGTGTATGTCAACACGCCGTTCACGAACAAGTATTTGAAAGACTATTCCGACGGATTACTGTTCAAAACCACGCAAGCGTTCGGCGATTCGCGGGCGCTCATCGAAGCAGGCCCGCGTGATTACGCTTGGTGGTCGGTCACGGGTTTGTACCCAACATCGCCCGCAACGGCAGCCAGCCATTTCAACATGGATGCCACGCCGGGCGGTTGCCCACACTTTATCGCCGTGTGCGTGGCCGACGCTGCCAACCTGATTGTCAACGGCGCCCCCATTGCCGTCGGCGACGAAATAGCGGTGAAAAACGCTGCCGGTCAAGTGGTCGGCATCGGACGCATTGGGCAAGGATTTCGGTGGGACGGCGTGAAGGATATGATTATCGAAGTGCTGGGAGCGCCTTCTTCAAATGGGTTGGCAGATGATGAAAATTTCCGGGTGTTCGTGTGGGACGCGAGCGCCAGTTCGGAAGTTGAAATAGGCACCGTGCAATATGCGGCGAACGCCACGAATTTCAATTTCTCCCCTGAGCGCCCCAATTCTCCCAATCGAAACGGCAATTTTTCCACGTTCCCGCTGACCACGACCGCGACAGGCACATTTGACTGCGAGGGCATTTCTCGCATCGTTGCTTTCAACACGCATGCTGCCGTGAACCAGCCATTTTGTGCCAACGACCAAGCCGATGCCGAGGCATACAACAGCGGCTGGACCAACGGCTCGAACGGCGGCAACGGCTTTGGCGCCTGGGCGCTAAGCACCACCGGAACGGCAGGCCATTTTATCGGAAACTCGGCCAACAACGGCAATGGCGACGGCAATGCCGACGGTGACATCAACACGGGCGGCGAGGCTTGGGGGATGTTTGCCAACTCTGGCGGTGTCGCCAACGCGGTGCGCCCATTTGCGGCAGTCCTTCCGCCCGGCGCGGTTTTTTCCATAAACATGGACAACGGCTTCATAGAAGCAGGCGGCTCGGTGGGCTTTGGCTTGCGAAATGCCAGCGGCGAAAACCTACTTGAGTTTTATTTCCGCAACGGCGAACCAGACTACAAAACCAACGACCTCACCGGAGAGCATGGCACCAGCATCGGCTTCACCGACGAAGGGCTTTCCTTGCAATTCACCTTGCAAACGGCGACGACTTACCAGTTGGTCGTCACGCCGTTGGGTGGTTCTTCTTCCACATTTTCTGGCAGTTTGAAAAACCCAGCGGGCGGCCAAGCCATTTCACAAGTAAGGATTTTCAATGCCAACGCGGGCAACTTCGGCGAGCGCGACGCTTTTTTCAACAGCCTCGGTGTGTGCTACCCTGCCACTTTGGTCATCAACGAGGTGGACTACGACCAACCCGGCACCGATACGCAGGAATTTATCGAACTGAAAAACGTGAGCGCCGCGACGGTGAACTTGGACAATTACAAATTGGAGCTGGTGGACGGCGGGACAAACACGGTGTATCGCACCGTTGATTTGCCCAACTTCAACCTCGCGGCAGGCGGTTATTACGTCATTTGCGGGAATGGCTCTGGGGTGCCCAACTGTAATTTCAACTTCGACGGCGCTGGTTCCGACAGAATCCAAAACGGCGCGCCAGATGCCATCAGATTGGTTCTGAACAATATCATCACAGTGGATGCGCTCAGCTACGAAGGCTCGGTGCCGGGCGCAGTGGAAGGCTCCGGTGCAGGGTTGAACGACGACGGCACCTCTCCCGCCCAAAACCTCGGTCTCTCGCGCATCCCCGACGGCAACGATACCGACCAGAACAACGCTGATTTTGTGCTCACCTGCCTCTCTCCGGGCACAGCTAATATCGCCAACACCGACACCGACGGCGACGGTCGCCCCGATGCTTGCGACAATTGCCCCGAAATCGCCAACACTACCCAAATTGATACCGACATAGACGGCATAGGCGATGCTTGCGACGACTGTCCACTGGCGGTGAATGGCATTTCCAATTTCAACACGGTTACCTGCAATTGCGAACCCGGCTATTACCCCGTCACGGAGGAGCGCAATAGCCAAACCGTCATCATCGGATGCCAGCCATGCCCGCCTGGCAGTTATTGTCCCGATGGTATCAGTTCAATTCCATGTCCTCCGGGCAAGTTCAGCAATGTGGTGGGTTCGACGGAATGTCAGAACTGTGCGGCGGGTTTTTACCAAGACCAGTCGGGTCAGACGAGTTGCGCGGCCTGCCCACCGGGCAAGTTCAGCGACGTGGTGGGTTCGACGGAATGTCAGAACTGCGCGGCGGGTTTTTACCAAGACCAGTCGGGTCAGACGAGTTGTCTGGCTTGTGCTGCGGGTTCCTACCAAAACCAAATCGGACAAACATCCTGTCTGGCTTGCGCGGCGGGTTCGTTTAGCAACACAACAGGCTCAACCGTTTGCACGGCTTGTGCAATCAACACTTACAGTGCTTCTTCTGGCGCAACTGAATGCGCGTCTTGCGGGAGCGGCTTTTACAGCCCGGAGGGTTCGGCATCTTGCTCGATGTGCGATTTAGCCTTCGATGCAACACCGATAGAGGAATCCTGTGCGGGCGCTATGGACGGCCAAATCACCATCAGCAACGTCACGGGTGGCACCGGGCCTTTCCTGTATTCGATTGACAACGGCGAAAATTATTTCAATACCGCAACCTTTGCCGATTTGCCCGCCAATACCTATCAGGTACGGGTGAAGGATGATTTCCTCTGCGAAAGTGATGCTGTTGAGGTAACTGTTGGGTTGGGGCCTTGCTCCTACACCATCAGCGGCACCGTCATCTGGGAACACGACGACGCGAGCGGTGTCAAAGATGTCAACGTGGCGCTCACGGGCGACCAGACAGGTTCCACCACCACGCCCTTGAGCGGAGCCTATTCGCTCACCGTCACTTCCGGCTCGGACTTCACCGTCACGCCTACCAAAAACATCAACAAACTCAATGGTCTGACGACCGCTGATGCTACTCGTGTGCAGCAACACGTGACAAATGTGAATCCGCTGCCCGGCCCGTTCAAGCGTATTGCCGCCGATGTGAACAAGAGCAATTCCATCACTACGCTCGATGCCACGCTTATCAACCAAGTGCTGCTCGGCAACCCGGCGGCAAACGCTCAGTTCAACACCTCGTGGCGTTTTGTGCCGGCGGCCTACACGTTCCCGAACCCGAACGTACCGTGGGGTTTCCCAGAAAAAATCACGCTAACCGGCGTGAGTGGCGACGTGAGCGGTCAGGATTTTAAAGGCATCAAATTGGGCGATTTGGCAACTACTTTTGCCAACCCAGCCAACTTTGGGGCAGGCAACCCATTTGTGTTGAATGTGCGAGAGCAAGTTTTGCAACCCAACGCGGAAGTCGTGGCGGCGTTCAGCGCCAACCAGTTGGACGATTTGGCCTCGTTCCAATTTGCCCTTCGTTTTGATGTCGAAAAATTGATGTTGACGGATATTCAACCGCTCGCAGCCTTGCCGCTAACAATGGACAACTTCGGTACTTACGATCTTGCTGAAGGAGAAATCCGCGCCGTGTGGTCGCAGGCGGAAGGCGTAATTTTGGAAGAAGCCGCCCCTGTGTTTCAACTCAAATTCAAAGTGTTGGAAGGCGGCGGCAAATTGAGCGAATCGCTGTACTTGGACGACGAGGCTTTGCCGGGTTTTGCCTACAACAGCGAATTGGCAGAATCGGGCGTGAAACTGAATTTCTTGGCATCCACCGGCACGGGCGACCCGTCAGCGGCGAGCGGTGTGCGGTTGCTGCAAAACCGCCCCAACCCGTTCAGTGGGGGAACTGCGATTGGTTTTGTGTTGCCGGAAAGTTGCGAGGCGCAGTTGCGGATTATTGATGTTTCGGGAAAAATGTTGGCAGAAAGAAAAGCCCAATACCCAGCGGGCCGGAACGAGGAAACGTTTGATTTGGAAGGCGCGTCAGGGGTGTTGTGGTACGAATTGGTGACGCCGTTCGGGATTTTGACAAAGAAAATGGTGGCGACGAAGTAA